A single genomic interval of Desulfuromonas sp. harbors:
- a CDS encoding DUF3422 domain-containing protein: MPESNLLPLTTHPLRQSLYDELHARPFHLVATPQQISHLAVQAGEEEQEEAFTLLKQLCRRYRVNPPPAGGTTYRQEFGDFVLHWERHMEFYSLTLLRPCPPGDAPFSDPTFDLLPVDWAKDLPGQAVAAFHLTVDNETEDATPEELGGFFEGQKVILSEVKGGKALLGSAFKLHGDGFGRFMIRNRGLSDAQMGRLVRRLIDLETYRLLSQISLPLAKRIAPELESMDQQLAKTLSSILKIDDAGDERDLLQSLSRQAARLESFRAETNHRFSATRAYHDLVLHRLQVIGEEKVEGYLTMGEFITRRLTPAQRTCQSVQDWMEDLSRRIERAGDLLRTRVNLTLQEQNRSLLASMNRRSRLQFRLQETVEGLSIAAISYYLVGLVGYLIGGLPLERWHLDKKVLMALSVPVVLGSVWWLTHRIKHRLIKAPAHGE; the protein is encoded by the coding sequence ATGCCTGAATCGAACCTCCTTCCGCTGACAACCCATCCGCTGCGCCAAAGCCTCTACGACGAACTCCACGCCAGGCCCTTCCACCTCGTCGCCACCCCGCAACAGATCTCCCACCTCGCCGTTCAGGCAGGGGAAGAGGAGCAGGAGGAGGCCTTCACCCTCCTGAAGCAACTCTGCCGCCGCTACCGCGTCAATCCGCCGCCGGCCGGCGGGACGACCTACCGGCAGGAATTCGGCGATTTCGTCCTTCACTGGGAGCGCCACATGGAGTTCTACTCCCTGACGCTCCTGCGCCCCTGCCCTCCCGGCGATGCGCCTTTCAGCGACCCGACCTTCGATCTGCTTCCCGTCGACTGGGCAAAGGACCTGCCAGGCCAGGCCGTCGCCGCCTTCCACCTGACGGTGGACAATGAAACCGAGGACGCTACGCCGGAGGAGCTGGGGGGCTTCTTCGAAGGACAGAAGGTCATCCTCAGCGAGGTCAAGGGCGGCAAAGCCTTGCTCGGCTCGGCCTTCAAGCTGCACGGCGACGGCTTCGGCCGCTTCATGATCAGAAACAGGGGCCTGAGCGACGCCCAGATGGGCCGCCTGGTCCGCCGCCTGATCGATCTGGAGACCTACCGGCTCCTCTCCCAGATCTCCCTGCCCCTGGCCAAGCGCATCGCCCCTGAACTGGAGTCCATGGACCAGCAGCTGGCGAAGACCCTCTCCAGCATTCTGAAGATAGACGACGCAGGCGACGAGCGGGACCTGCTCCAGAGCCTGTCGCGCCAAGCCGCCCGGCTCGAATCGTTCCGCGCCGAAACCAACCACCGCTTTTCCGCGACCCGGGCCTACCACGACCTGGTCCTGCACCGCCTGCAGGTCATCGGCGAAGAGAAGGTGGAAGGCTATCTGACCATGGGGGAGTTCATCACCCGCCGCCTCACCCCCGCCCAGCGCACCTGCCAGTCGGTCCAGGACTGGATGGAGGACCTCTCCCGGCGCATCGAGCGGGCCGGCGACCTGCTCCGCACCCGGGTCAACCTCACCCTGCAAGAGCAGAACCGGAGCCTGCTGGCCTCCATGAACCGGCGCAGCCGCCTTCAGTTTCGCCTTCAGGAAACCGTGGAGGGGTTGTCCATCGCCGCCATCAGCTATTACCTGGTGGGGCTGGTCGGCTACCTGATCGGCGGCCTGCCCCTGGAGCGGTGGCACCTGGACAAGAAGGTGCTGATGGCCCTGTCGGTGCCGGTGGTGCTGGGGTCGGTCTGGTGGCTCACCCACCGCATCAAGCACCGGCTGATCAAGGCGCCGGCCCACGGGGAATAG
- a CDS encoding response regulator transcription factor: protein MNRILVIDDDIELCELLTDYLTPEDFEVETVNDGEAGAERALSEEHQLVVLDVMLPGMNGFEVLRRIREKSRIPVIMLTARGDDVDRIVGLEMGADDYLPKPFNPRELVARIRAIGRRSEAAGQSPAAAKEESLNVGDLRLDPATREIFRGKESVALTSVEFSLLEALLRQAGQVLSREDLTKKVLGRRLSPYDRSIDVHISSLRRKLGPRADSAERIKTVRGIGYIYALPHAES, encoded by the coding sequence ATGAATCGAATTCTCGTCATCGACGACGACATCGAGTTGTGCGAACTGCTCACCGATTACCTGACACCGGAAGACTTCGAGGTGGAGACGGTCAACGACGGAGAGGCTGGCGCGGAGCGCGCTCTTTCCGAAGAGCACCAGCTGGTGGTGCTGGACGTGATGCTGCCGGGGATGAACGGTTTCGAGGTGCTGCGCCGGATCCGGGAGAAATCCAGAATCCCGGTCATCATGCTCACGGCCCGGGGCGACGACGTGGACCGGATCGTCGGCCTGGAGATGGGAGCGGACGACTACCTGCCAAAGCCCTTCAACCCCAGGGAACTCGTCGCCCGCATCCGCGCCATCGGCCGCCGCTCGGAGGCGGCGGGGCAATCGCCCGCCGCGGCGAAGGAGGAAAGTCTGAACGTCGGCGACCTCCGCCTGGACCCGGCGACCCGCGAGATCTTCAGGGGAAAGGAGTCGGTGGCGCTGACCTCGGTGGAGTTCTCCCTCCTGGAGGCGCTGCTGCGACAGGCCGGGCAGGTCCTGAGCCGCGAGGACCTGACCAAGAAGGTCCTCGGTCGCCGGCTCTCCCCCTACGACCGCAGCATCGACGTGCATATCAGCAGCCTGCGCCGCAAGCTCGGCCCGCGGGCCGACAGTGCCGAGCGCATCAAGACAGTGCGGGGGATCGGCTATATCTACGCCCTGCCCCACGCAGAAAGCTGA
- a CDS encoding ATP-binding protein produces the protein MRSLFWKIFLVFWLAMVLIGAALVILALNTDPHRAQFGRHRQALQQQGQELVAAYEKGGARQLKKKIRDPKGASRSRLFLFKGTESLLPGEPVPPRPRRLVPLALHSGEVQIKPGPHGLWVALPLERDYTLLVKARPSGRLEMLLDPHRLGSRLLITFVIAGIICYLLARSLTAPIAKLRRATRRFAAGDLATRVQGTIKGKDEIGALAGDFDLMAERIEDLVGSQQRLLRDISHELRSPLARLAVSLELARQRSGAEAQSDLARIEREAERLNEMIGQLLSLNLLEGKAEPAKKTEVDLGPLVRSIVEDADFEARNRNRSVVLRQADPVVLQGSPELLHRAIENVVRNAVHYTAEATAVEVYVHHRENEPIAIRIRDHGPGVPEASLEKIFHPFYRVSEARDRQSGGTGIGLAIAERAVRLHGGTIRARNPEDGGLELEILLPT, from the coding sequence ATGCGCAGCCTGTTTTGGAAAATATTCCTCGTCTTCTGGCTGGCCATGGTGCTGATCGGCGCCGCCCTCGTCATCCTCGCCCTGAACACCGACCCTCACCGGGCGCAGTTTGGCCGCCATCGCCAGGCCCTCCAGCAGCAGGGCCAGGAACTCGTCGCCGCCTACGAGAAGGGAGGCGCTCGTCAACTGAAGAAAAAAATAAGGGACCCCAAAGGCGCCTCCCGCAGCCGTCTCTTTCTTTTCAAGGGGACGGAAAGCCTTCTCCCCGGGGAACCGGTTCCGCCGCGTCCGCGCCGACTTGTCCCCCTCGCCCTTCACAGCGGGGAGGTCCAGATCAAACCGGGTCCTCACGGGCTCTGGGTGGCCTTGCCCCTGGAGAGGGACTACACCCTCCTGGTCAAAGCACGGCCTTCCGGCCGGCTCGAAATGCTCCTCGACCCACACCGCCTCGGATCGCGCCTGCTGATCACCTTCGTCATTGCAGGGATCATCTGCTACCTGCTGGCCCGTTCCCTGACCGCCCCCATCGCCAAGTTGCGCCGGGCCACCCGCCGGTTCGCCGCCGGCGACCTGGCAACCCGGGTCCAGGGAACGATCAAGGGCAAGGACGAGATCGGCGCCCTGGCCGGCGATTTCGATCTGATGGCGGAGCGAATCGAAGACCTGGTCGGTTCCCAGCAGCGCCTGCTTCGAGACATCTCCCACGAACTTCGCTCTCCCCTGGCGCGGCTGGCAGTCAGTCTGGAACTGGCGCGCCAGCGCTCGGGCGCCGAGGCGCAATCGGACCTGGCCCGCATCGAACGGGAGGCCGAGCGCCTCAACGAAATGATCGGCCAGCTGCTCAGCCTCAACCTTCTGGAAGGCAAGGCGGAACCGGCCAAGAAGACCGAGGTGGACCTGGGACCTCTGGTTCGGTCGATCGTCGAAGACGCCGACTTCGAGGCCCGCAACCGCAATCGGTCGGTGGTTCTGAGACAGGCCGACCCGGTCGTTCTCCAAGGGTCCCCGGAACTTCTCCACCGGGCAATCGAAAACGTGGTGCGCAACGCTGTTCATTACACGGCGGAGGCAACGGCGGTCGAGGTCTATGTTCACCACCGGGAAAATGAGCCGATCGCCATCCGGATCCGGGACCACGGGCCCGGCGTCCCCGAAGCATCCCTGGAAAAGATTTTCCACCCCTTCTACCGGGTCTCCGAAGCCCGGGACCGGCAGAGCGGCGGAACGGGCATCGGCCTGGCCATCGCCGAACGCGCAGTGCGCCTGCACGGAGGAACCATAAGGGCCCGCAACCCGGAAGACGGAGGCCTGGAGCTGGAAATCCTGCTGCCGACATAG
- a CDS encoding pirin family protein translates to MITVRRSEERGRYQQDWLDSRHTFSFDTYQDPRHTGFRKLRVINEDRVEAGGGFPLHPHRDMEIVSIVIEGALKHQDSLGHEGIIEAGQLQRITAGNGVRHSEYNPSDEEPVHFLQIWIFPDAEGLKPSYETKDFSDLPANTLRPVATRDGRLGSATIHQDVSLYLAKIEKGKRLDHQLDAERHAWVQVVDGAVELNGTALQAGDGAAVSEERILLISAVSHARFLLFDLN, encoded by the coding sequence ATGATCACCGTGCGCAGGTCGGAAGAGAGGGGCCGTTATCAACAGGACTGGCTCGACAGCCGGCACACCTTCTCCTTTGACACCTATCAGGACCCCCGGCACACTGGGTTTCGCAAACTGAGGGTCATCAACGAGGACAGGGTCGAGGCCGGGGGGGGATTTCCCCTCCACCCCCACCGCGACATGGAAATCGTTTCCATCGTCATCGAAGGAGCGCTGAAGCACCAGGACAGCCTCGGCCACGAGGGGATCATCGAGGCGGGGCAGCTGCAGCGCATCACTGCCGGCAACGGCGTCCGGCACAGCGAGTACAACCCCTCGGACGAGGAGCCCGTCCACTTTCTGCAGATCTGGATCTTTCCCGATGCAGAGGGGCTGAAACCGAGTTACGAGACGAAGGACTTTTCCGATTTGCCCGCCAACACCCTGAGGCCCGTCGCCACCCGGGACGGCCGCCTCGGTTCAGCCACCATCCACCAGGACGTCTCCCTTTACCTGGCGAAGATCGAGAAGGGCAAGCGCCTCGACCACCAGCTCGATGCCGAACGGCATGCGTGGGTGCAGGTCGTCGACGGCGCCGTCGAACTCAACGGAACCGCCCTGCAGGCCGGCGACGGCGCCGCGGTCAGCGAGGAGCGGATACTGCTGATCTCCGCGGTCAGCCATGCCCGTTTCCTGCTCTTCGACCTCAACTGA
- a CDS encoding Ppx/GppA phosphatase family protein, with protein sequence MSSSSEKRLAAIDIGTNSIRCIVVEVTGYNDFRILDDEKATVRLGEGLFAGGSISPDAWERAREALLRMRMIIEGLGAGFVEAVATSAVRKARNGREFIVAMKAEAGVDIRVIDGKEEAQLAATSAYHNFDMGGRRYAMVDIGGGSAEVVISAGNHVEEIHSLDLGAVYLSERFVRTDPISSGEFADLRKYLRKSLKQALKGPDASLQTLVGSGGTITAIGAMTMAMREERYDSMHGYEVLRSEVVHLLSMLERMTFKERRALQGLNPERADIIVAGVAVINELIRRLGSNVLKVNERGLREGLILESLWKHGLIERRAHPRDWRDSIRDFARSCHVDMNHGEQVRKLALRLFKHLAEPFGLDKRSGQMLEAAALLHDVGYFINYSKHHKHSYHLIRHADLFDFSPREKEVVANLARYHRKALPRLRHENFAGLSPEDRTLVKRLGGILRLADGLDRRRSQVVEGVSCALEEEAFSVAVEGEGDLSVEVFGGRGKGDLFEEAFGLRLDIAASSH encoded by the coding sequence ATGTCATCAAGTTCTGAAAAGAGGCTTGCCGCCATCGATATCGGCACCAACTCGATTCGCTGTATCGTCGTCGAGGTGACGGGCTACAACGATTTTCGAATCCTCGATGACGAAAAGGCCACCGTCCGCCTCGGTGAAGGACTGTTCGCGGGCGGCTCAATCTCCCCTGATGCCTGGGAAAGAGCCAGAGAGGCCCTGCTGCGCATGCGCATGATCATTGAAGGCCTCGGGGCCGGCTTCGTCGAGGCCGTGGCCACCAGCGCGGTGCGCAAGGCGCGCAACGGCCGGGAGTTCATCGTGGCCATGAAGGCTGAAGCCGGGGTGGACATCCGGGTGATCGACGGGAAGGAAGAGGCCCAGCTGGCGGCGACGAGTGCCTATCACAACTTCGACATGGGCGGCCGGCGCTACGCCATGGTCGATATCGGCGGCGGCAGTGCCGAGGTGGTCATCTCCGCAGGGAACCATGTCGAAGAGATCCATTCCCTCGACCTGGGGGCGGTCTATCTGTCCGAGCGCTTCGTCCGGACAGACCCCATCTCGAGCGGCGAGTTTGCAGATCTGCGCAAATACCTCCGAAAATCCCTCAAACAGGCCCTCAAGGGGCCGGACGCATCGCTTCAGACCCTGGTCGGGTCCGGGGGGACGATCACGGCCATCGGGGCCATGACGATGGCAATGCGCGAGGAACGCTACGATTCAATGCACGGCTACGAGGTGTTGCGTTCCGAGGTCGTTCACCTCCTGTCCATGCTGGAGCGCATGACCTTCAAGGAGCGCAGGGCCCTGCAGGGGCTCAACCCCGAACGGGCCGATATCATCGTCGCGGGGGTGGCGGTCATCAACGAACTGATTAGACGGCTCGGCAGCAATGTTTTGAAAGTTAATGAGCGGGGCCTCCGGGAAGGCTTGATCCTGGAGAGTCTCTGGAAGCACGGCCTCATCGAGCGTCGCGCGCACCCCAGGGACTGGCGCGATTCGATCAGGGATTTCGCCCGGTCATGCCACGTTGACATGAACCACGGCGAGCAGGTCCGCAAACTCGCCTTGAGGCTCTTCAAACACCTGGCTGAGCCCTTCGGCCTCGACAAGCGCTCCGGGCAGATGCTGGAGGCGGCCGCCCTTCTCCACGACGTGGGGTATTTCATCAACTACAGCAAGCACCACAAACATTCCTACCACCTTATCCGCCACGCCGACTTGTTCGACTTTTCCCCGCGGGAAAAGGAGGTGGTCGCCAACCTGGCCCGCTACCACCGCAAGGCCCTTCCCAGGTTGCGCCATGAAAACTTCGCGGGGCTCTCTCCCGAAGATCGGACCCTGGTGAAGCGGCTCGGCGGGATTCTTCGCCTGGCCGACGGACTCGACCGGCGCCGCAGCCAGGTTGTCGAGGGGGTGAGCTGTGCTCTCGAGGAGGAAGCCTTCAGCGTTGCAGTGGAGGGGGAGGGGGATCTTTCCGTGGAGGTTTTCGGGGGGCGAGGCAAGGGAGACCTCTTTGAAGAGGCCTTCGGCCTTAGACTCGACATCGCTGCTTCATCGCACTGA
- the ppk1 gene encoding polyphosphate kinase 1: MADQMEPSVETRSQAKIQKETLPTSGMTGETERTEDKTSPRTVRRKVAPSAQGPSPPSLGSAEIFLNRELTWLAFNDRVLHEAKDPRNPLLERVKFAAIAASNLDEFFMKRIGGLKQQLGAGVHDRTVDGRTPAEQIAECYAFIRRHQEEKQRLWIELQKELQNHHIEVVPYRDLTKEEEEEIREDYFRNIFPLVTPQSIDPAHPFPFVSNLSLNLLITLRYPEDRELSLARVKVPIIAGAPRFVRIGEKNRFILLEEVMGHNLDMLFPGMEIVAWELFRVTRNANTDRSEEHADDLLALIESALVERKFAPIVRMEIMPEMDPTHRGRLAAELGLNEEADVFDIEGMMGMRDLLELAALALPRLKDPPHHPIDHPALQSQRNLFHIIREAGSVLLQHPYEAFSSSVERFLQEAANDPKVRAIKMTLYRTSSRSPIVDTLITAAQNGKQVAVVVELKARFDEAANIRLASRIEEAGIHVTYGVVGLKTHAKVILVVRQDYNGLRRYVHIGTGNYHPETARVYSDLGLLIYDKDIGRDATELFNYLTTGYTPKRTYRKLLPAPKHLKNALLEKIQREIDRHEENGSGHIRFKMNALEDADISRALYRASQAGVRVDLIVRDSCQIRPQVPGLSENIRVVSILGRFLEHARIYYFRNGGEEEYLIGSADGMKRNLEHRVEVVVPVEAPLLRSDLWTMLEAQWNDERGGWEMGPDGNYAQRSPRPEADDRSSQEILIELAQRRNKDVTRLKKRRSKSFGQRNLR; this comes from the coding sequence ATGGCAGACCAGATGGAACCGAGCGTCGAAACCAGAAGCCAGGCCAAGATCCAAAAGGAGACTCTCCCCACAAGCGGGATGACGGGGGAAACGGAGCGCACTGAGGATAAGACGTCTCCTCGAACCGTGAGGCGCAAGGTCGCCCCGTCCGCTCAGGGACCCTCCCCGCCGAGCCTGGGTTCCGCGGAGATCTTTCTCAACCGGGAATTGACCTGGCTGGCCTTCAACGACCGCGTTCTCCACGAAGCCAAAGACCCGCGCAACCCCCTTCTGGAAAGGGTCAAGTTCGCAGCCATCGCCGCGTCCAACCTGGACGAATTCTTCATGAAACGCATCGGCGGCCTGAAGCAGCAACTGGGCGCGGGGGTGCATGACCGCACTGTCGACGGACGCACGCCGGCAGAACAGATCGCCGAATGCTACGCCTTCATCCGCAGGCACCAGGAGGAAAAACAGAGGCTGTGGATCGAACTCCAAAAGGAGCTGCAAAACCACCACATCGAGGTCGTCCCCTACCGGGACCTGACTAAAGAAGAGGAAGAGGAGATCCGCGAAGATTATTTCCGCAATATCTTTCCCCTCGTCACCCCCCAGTCCATCGACCCCGCCCACCCCTTCCCCTTCGTCTCCAACCTCTCCCTCAACCTCCTGATTACCCTGCGCTACCCCGAGGACCGGGAGCTTTCCCTGGCCCGGGTCAAGGTTCCGATCATCGCCGGGGCGCCGCGCTTCGTTCGGATCGGGGAGAAGAACCGCTTCATCCTCCTCGAGGAGGTCATGGGGCACAATCTGGACATGCTTTTCCCCGGCATGGAGATCGTCGCGTGGGAACTTTTCCGGGTCACCCGCAACGCCAACACCGACAGAAGCGAGGAGCACGCCGACGACCTGCTCGCCCTCATCGAGTCGGCGCTGGTGGAGCGCAAATTCGCCCCCATCGTGCGGATGGAGATCATGCCGGAGATGGACCCGACCCACCGCGGACGCCTGGCCGCTGAACTGGGGCTGAACGAGGAAGCCGACGTGTTCGACATCGAGGGCATGATGGGCATGCGCGACCTGCTCGAACTGGCCGCGCTGGCGCTGCCCAGGCTGAAGGACCCGCCTCATCACCCCATCGACCACCCGGCCCTGCAGAGCCAGCGCAATCTCTTCCACATCATCCGGGAGGCGGGATCGGTCCTGCTGCAGCATCCCTACGAGGCCTTCTCCTCCTCCGTCGAGCGGTTCCTCCAGGAGGCAGCCAACGATCCCAAGGTGCGCGCCATCAAGATGACCCTCTACCGCACCTCCAGCAGAAGCCCCATCGTCGACACCCTTATCACGGCCGCCCAGAACGGCAAACAGGTCGCGGTGGTCGTCGAACTGAAGGCCCGCTTCGACGAGGCGGCCAACATCCGCCTGGCCTCCCGCATCGAGGAGGCGGGCATCCATGTCACCTACGGGGTCGTCGGCCTGAAGACCCACGCCAAGGTCATCCTCGTGGTGCGCCAGGACTACAACGGCCTGCGCCGCTATGTCCATATCGGCACCGGGAACTACCATCCAGAGACCGCCCGGGTTTACAGCGACCTCGGTCTGCTGATCTACGACAAGGACATCGGCAGGGACGCCACCGAACTGTTCAATTACCTGACCACCGGCTACACCCCCAAGCGAACCTACCGCAAGCTGCTGCCGGCCCCGAAGCACCTGAAGAATGCCCTCCTGGAGAAGATCCAGCGGGAAATCGACCGGCACGAAGAGAACGGTTCCGGCCATATCCGCTTCAAAATGAACGCCCTGGAGGATGCCGACATCAGCCGGGCTCTCTACCGGGCCTCCCAGGCGGGGGTCCGGGTCGATCTCATCGTGCGCGACAGCTGCCAGATCCGTCCGCAGGTCCCGGGCCTCTCGGAGAACATCCGGGTCGTCTCGATTCTCGGCCGCTTCCTGGAGCACGCCCGAATCTACTATTTCCGCAACGGGGGAGAGGAGGAATACCTCATCGGCTCGGCCGACGGCATGAAGCGCAACCTGGAGCACCGCGTGGAGGTGGTGGTGCCGGTGGAGGCCCCCCTGCTGCGCAGCGACCTGTGGACAATGCTCGAAGCCCAGTGGAACGACGAGCGCGGCGGATGGGAGATGGGGCCTGACGGAAACTACGCTCAGCGCTCCCCTCGCCCGGAGGCCGACGACCGCAGCTCCCAGGAGATTCTCATCGAACTGGCCCAAAGGCGCAACAAGGACGTAACCCGGCTCAAAAAACGCAGGTCCAAGAGTTTCGGACAACGCAACCTGCGCTAG
- a CDS encoding CHAD domain-containing protein: protein MDDAARRYPLSQKMPAGQALLLILRRLFETMEANEAGLREGLDPESLHDFRVAVRRTRCAFGQVENVLPAPVLVSFRPRFAWLGQVTGATRDMDVYLLRFCAYRDSLPETARDDLEPLHHFLLRQQKRERRKMLRSLDTRRYGDLLRDWKAFLETGPDPAASPPGAALPVRETADARIIIAFRRVMRKGKAIDIDSPASALHELRIACKKLRYLVEFFQSLYPPGRIRKAIRDLKILQDSLGSFQDLQVQTDSLRRFAAQMADEGPVPAKTLLAMGMLIGDLHRHQGRTREEFGERFDKFSRKPNRRIWTQTFRSTGEKNGG from the coding sequence ATGGATGACGCTGCCCGCCGATACCCCCTTTCACAGAAAATGCCCGCGGGGCAGGCCCTGCTCCTGATCCTGAGGCGCCTGTTCGAAACCATGGAAGCCAACGAGGCAGGCCTTCGGGAGGGCCTCGACCCGGAGTCCCTCCACGACTTTAGGGTTGCGGTTCGCCGCACCCGTTGCGCCTTCGGACAGGTCGAAAACGTTCTTCCGGCGCCGGTCCTCGTCTCCTTTCGCCCACGTTTTGCCTGGCTCGGCCAGGTCACCGGAGCGACCCGGGACATGGACGTCTACCTGCTCCGGTTTTGCGCGTATCGCGACAGCCTCCCGGAGACGGCGCGGGACGACCTGGAGCCGCTGCACCATTTTCTGCTCCGACAGCAAAAACGGGAGCGGCGCAAAATGCTCCGCAGCCTTGACACCCGCCGCTACGGGGACCTGCTCCGGGACTGGAAGGCCTTCCTGGAGACCGGCCCCGACCCGGCCGCGTCCCCCCCGGGCGCCGCCCTCCCGGTCCGCGAAACGGCCGACGCCCGAATCATCATAGCCTTCCGCAGGGTGATGCGAAAAGGGAAGGCCATCGACATCGATTCGCCCGCGTCGGCTCTCCACGAATTGCGCATCGCCTGCAAAAAACTGCGCTACCTGGTGGAGTTCTTCCAGAGCCTTTACCCCCCCGGTCGAATCCGGAAAGCGATCCGCGACCTGAAGATCCTCCAGGACAGCCTTGGCAGCTTCCAGGACCTTCAGGTCCAGACCGATTCCCTGCGCCGGTTCGCCGCCCAGATGGCCGATGAGGGGCCCGTCCCGGCGAAGACCCTGCTGGCCATGGGAATGCTCATCGGCGACCTGCATCGCCACCAGGGTCGCACGCGGGAAGAGTTTGGCGAAAGGTTCGACAAATTTTCCCGAAAGCCGAACCGGCGCATCTGGACGCAAACCTTCCGGTCCACAGGAGAGAAAAATGGGGGTTGA
- a CDS encoding CYTH domain-containing protein, translating into MGVEIERKFLVRGDAWRAGAEGIPVRQGYLSVDPPRAVRVRQTGKRGFLTIKGKTEGISRTEFEYPIPLEDAEELLEHLCLRPLIEKVRYRVPHAGLLWEVDEFLGENTGLILAEVELESAAQEVPLPPWAGREVSEDPRYFNAALARHPFTDWEAKGEP; encoded by the coding sequence ATGGGGGTTGAGATCGAGAGGAAATTCCTGGTTCGGGGAGATGCGTGGAGAGCCGGCGCCGAAGGAATCCCGGTTCGCCAGGGCTACCTGAGCGTCGACCCGCCGCGCGCGGTGCGGGTCCGCCAGACGGGGAAAAGGGGTTTTCTCACCATCAAGGGGAAAACCGAGGGGATCAGCCGGACCGAATTCGAGTATCCCATCCCCCTGGAAGACGCCGAGGAACTGCTGGAGCACCTCTGCCTGCGGCCTCTCATCGAGAAGGTCCGTTACCGGGTGCCCCATGCCGGCCTGCTCTGGGAAGTCGACGAGTTTCTCGGCGAAAACACGGGCTTGATTCTCGCAGAAGTCGAGCTGGAGAGCGCCGCCCAGGAGGTCCCCCTGCCGCCATGGGCCGGCCGCGAAGTCTCCGAAGACCCCCGCTACTTCAACGCCGCACTGGCCCGGCACCCTTTCACAGACTGGGAGGCGAAGGGCGAGCCCTGA
- the ppgK gene encoding polyphosphate--glucose phosphotransferase, with protein sequence MHVLGIDIGGSGIKGALVDVTRGELVSERVRIPTPAPSTPRAVAKAVRDLAGRFSLQGPIGCGFPAVIRDGIALTAANIDSAWIGNNVAAALSAATGCPCRVLNDADAAGIAEMRFGAGRGEVGVVMVVTVGTGLGSALFSGGVLFPNTEFGHFPMKGGAAEKYASAGVREEEELSWEKWGRRLGRFLGKMEDLLWPDLFIIGGGVSRKHDRFFPAFKVRARVVPAQQRNQAGIIGAACHAAEALEVKGEKRGKVDD encoded by the coding sequence ATGCATGTGCTCGGCATCGACATCGGCGGCAGCGGCATCAAGGGGGCCCTGGTCGATGTGACTCGGGGGGAGCTCGTTTCGGAGCGGGTTCGCATTCCGACACCCGCTCCCTCGACGCCCCGGGCTGTGGCAAAGGCCGTACGCGACCTGGCGGGCCGGTTCTCCTTGCAGGGGCCGATCGGCTGCGGCTTTCCGGCGGTCATCCGTGACGGGATCGCCCTGACCGCCGCCAACATCGATTCGGCCTGGATCGGCAACAACGTTGCGGCGGCCCTGAGCGCGGCCACCGGCTGTCCATGCCGGGTCCTCAATGACGCCGATGCCGCCGGGATCGCCGAGATGCGCTTCGGGGCGGGCCGGGGGGAGGTCGGGGTGGTGATGGTGGTGACCGTCGGGACCGGTCTCGGATCGGCCCTTTTTTCAGGGGGAGTTCTTTTTCCCAACACGGAATTCGGGCATTTCCCCATGAAGGGCGGTGCCGCCGAGAAGTACGCCTCCGCCGGGGTCCGGGAAGAGGAGGAGCTGAGCTGGGAGAAGTGGGGCCGGCGGCTTGGCAGGTTCCTGGGGAAGATGGAGGATCTGCTCTGGCCCGACCTGTTCATCATTGGGGGGGGCGTCAGCCGGAAGCACGACCGGTTCTTTCCCGCCTTCAAGGTCCGGGCGCGGGTGGTTCCCGCCCAGCAGCGCAACCAGGCCGGAATTATCGGTGCGGCCTGCCATGCCGCCGAGGCGCTGGAGGTGAAGGGGGAAAAAAGGGGAAAGGTCGACGATTAA
- a CDS encoding histidine phosphatase family protein gives MKRLLLVRHAKSSWDDPDLADIDRPLNKRGKRDAPTMGRRLAERGIAPGLIVSSPAKRARRTALLLAEEIAYPEETIALDERIYEASAAELLDVIRGFDDAQDTALLVGHNPGLTELGNLLTGAGIANIPTCGILCAELRGTSWKELAAGATILSFFDYPKR, from the coding sequence ATGAAAAGACTGCTCCTGGTGCGGCACGCCAAGTCGAGCTGGGACGATCCGGATCTGGCCGACATCGACCGCCCCCTCAACAAGCGGGGCAAAAGGGACGCCCCGACCATGGGGCGGCGCCTGGCCGAGCGGGGCATCGCCCCCGGCCTCATCGTCTCCAGCCCGGCCAAGAGGGCCCGCAGGACCGCCCTGCTCCTCGCCGAGGAGATCGCCTATCCGGAAGAGACGATCGCGCTGGACGAAAGGATCTACGAAGCGAGTGCCGCCGAGCTTCTCGACGTGATCCGCGGCTTCGACGACGCTCAGGACACGGCCCTGCTGGTCGGCCACAACCCGGGCCTGACCGAGTTGGGCAACCTGCTTACCGGTGCTGGCATCGCCAACATTCCCACCTGCGGGATTCTCTGCGCCGAGTTGCGGGGCACATCCTGGAAGGAGCTCGCCGCCGGTGCAACGATCCTGTCCTTCTTCGACTATCCAAAGAGGTAA